In the genome of Tepidisphaeraceae bacterium, one region contains:
- a CDS encoding DNA methyltransferase, with translation MDITLRPTESITPYEHNPRVNDGAVDAVAASLKAFGFRQPIVVDAEDVIVVGHTRWKAARKLGLAMVPVHVAADLTPAQARAYRIADNATNELAEWDKLLLPAELQGLQAMDVDLGLLGFDPAELDRLLVGEGKDGLTDPDDVPPVPAEPVTQPGDLWTLGDHRVLCGDSTVVKDVERLLDGAVPFLMVTDPPYGVSYNPEWRHQAGLNESSRTGKVQNDDRVDWTDAYRLFPGHVAYVWHAGVHASEVSANLQAAGFGVRAQIIWRKPRFVIGRGAYHWGHEPCWYAVREGGSAKWCGDRSQSTVWDIAQRDDTGDTVHGTQKPVECMARPVRNHGGKEDAVYDPFLGSGTTVMAAEQLGRRCCGMEISPGYVDVIVQRWEAFTGKRASRVDGKGKKQPPMTDNTPAEAGVVEGVGR, from the coding sequence ATGGACATCACCCTCCGCCCGACCGAGTCGATCACGCCCTACGAGCACAACCCGCGCGTCAACGACGGCGCCGTGGACGCGGTCGCTGCGTCGTTGAAGGCGTTCGGGTTTAGGCAGCCGATTGTCGTCGACGCCGAGGACGTGATCGTCGTCGGCCACACGCGCTGGAAGGCGGCGCGGAAGCTGGGCCTTGCGATGGTGCCCGTCCACGTCGCCGCTGACCTGACGCCCGCCCAAGCGCGGGCATACCGCATCGCCGACAACGCCACGAACGAGCTGGCGGAATGGGACAAGCTGCTGCTCCCAGCCGAACTGCAGGGCTTGCAGGCAATGGACGTGGATCTCGGCCTCCTCGGCTTCGACCCCGCGGAGTTGGACCGGCTGCTGGTGGGGGAGGGTAAAGACGGCCTGACCGACCCCGACGACGTCCCACCCGTCCCGGCCGAACCGGTGACCCAGCCCGGCGACCTGTGGACGCTGGGCGACCACCGCGTGCTGTGCGGGGACAGCACGGTGGTCAAGGACGTGGAACGGCTGCTCGACGGCGCCGTGCCGTTCCTGATGGTGACCGACCCACCCTACGGCGTCAGCTACAACCCCGAGTGGCGTCATCAGGCGGGGCTCAACGAATCGTCGAGGACCGGGAAAGTACAGAACGACGACCGCGTCGACTGGACGGACGCCTACCGGCTCTTCCCCGGCCACGTCGCCTACGTCTGGCACGCGGGGGTGCATGCGTCAGAGGTGAGTGCAAATCTACAGGCGGCGGGCTTCGGCGTGCGGGCGCAGATCATCTGGCGGAAGCCGCGGTTCGTGATCGGGCGCGGTGCGTACCACTGGGGGCACGAGCCGTGCTGGTACGCGGTACGGGAGGGCGGGTCAGCGAAGTGGTGCGGGGACCGTAGTCAGTCGACCGTCTGGGACATCGCCCAACGGGACGATACGGGCGATACCGTCCACGGGACGCAGAAGCCGGTGGAATGCATGGCGCGGCCGGTGAGGAACCATGGTGGGAAGGAAGACGCGGTGTACGACCCGTTCCTCGGCAGCGGGACCACGGTGATGGCGGCCGAGCAGTTGGGGCGGCGGTGCTGCGGGATGGAGATCAGCCCGGGGTACGTGGACGTGATCGTGCAGCGCTGGGAGGCGTTCACCGGCAAGCGGGCGAGCCGAGTAGACGGCAAGGGGAAGAAGCAACCGCCCATGACCGACAACACCCCAGCCGAGGCCGGGGTGGTCGAGGGGGTGGGGCGATGA
- a CDS encoding AAA family ATPase, producing the protein MSAASTNGQYARDGHPGQDWGEDDDDADRSAWMRDAAEDLRARAGPTDRSPPPPPLKFSGIGIGQLMDACPDLRAMVIDGLLRRGETMNVISAPKIGKSWLTLHIALCIVTGTPIFGLYRVARGRVLLLDNELHRETLAKRVKIVADAMCLPRDRYEHDLIVQPMRGQLRDWQQLRGYFASVPPGHFALIICDAFYRFMPADSDENDNGTMASVYNLIDAFAEQTGASFVLVHHSSKGVQSDKSVTDVGAGAGAQSRATDTHLILRHHENDGVVVLDAAVRSWKPIEAVCLRWDFPLWRTAPGEDPTLLRRSRPRKEAKAPPDVTPDKPKEEPWTVERFVKDFVTDAPQEQKVVAAKARAKGLKHRQVDDLIALSIAEGKAWRWSFAGTKTVYLANREQPVTETAGGPDVAA; encoded by the coding sequence ATGAGCGCCGCCAGCACCAATGGCCAATACGCCAGAGACGGTCACCCCGGCCAAGACTGGGGTGAGGACGACGACGATGCCGACCGCTCGGCCTGGATGCGGGATGCCGCCGAGGACCTGCGAGCGCGGGCCGGACCGACCGATCGGTCGCCACCGCCGCCGCCCCTGAAGTTCAGCGGGATCGGGATTGGACAGTTGATGGACGCCTGTCCGGACCTGCGCGCGATGGTCATCGACGGACTGCTGCGTCGCGGCGAGACGATGAACGTCATCAGCGCCCCGAAGATCGGCAAGAGCTGGCTGACGCTGCACATCGCGCTGTGCATCGTCACCGGCACCCCGATCTTCGGACTCTACCGGGTGGCGAGGGGCCGCGTGCTGCTGCTGGACAACGAGCTGCACCGCGAGACGCTGGCCAAACGCGTCAAGATCGTCGCCGACGCGATGTGCCTGCCGCGCGACCGCTACGAGCACGACCTGATCGTCCAGCCGATGCGCGGGCAGCTGCGGGACTGGCAGCAGCTGCGGGGGTACTTCGCCAGCGTGCCGCCGGGCCACTTCGCGCTGATCATCTGCGACGCGTTCTACCGGTTCATGCCGGCCGACAGCGACGAGAACGACAACGGGACGATGGCGAGCGTCTACAACCTGATCGACGCCTTCGCCGAGCAGACCGGGGCGTCGTTCGTGCTCGTGCACCATTCCAGCAAGGGGGTGCAGTCGGACAAGTCGGTGACGGACGTCGGGGCCGGGGCGGGGGCCCAGTCGCGGGCGACCGACACGCACCTGATATTGCGGCACCACGAGAACGACGGCGTCGTCGTGCTGGACGCGGCGGTGCGGTCGTGGAAGCCGATCGAGGCGGTCTGCCTGCGGTGGGACTTCCCGCTGTGGCGGACGGCGCCGGGCGAGGACCCGACGCTGCTGCGGCGGTCGCGGCCGCGCAAGGAGGCCAAGGCGCCGCCCGACGTGACGCCGGACAAGCCCAAGGAGGAACCGTGGACCGTCGAACGATTCGTCAAAGACTTCGTGACCGACGCGCCGCAGGAACAGAAGGTGGTCGCCGCCAAGGCGCGTGCCAAGGGACTGAAGCACCGGCAGGTCGACGACCTGATCGCCCTGTCGATCGCCGAGGGCAAAGCGTGGCGATGGTCGTTCGCAGGGACCAAGACCGTGTACCTGGCCAACCGCGAGCAGCCGGTGACGGAGACCGCAGGAGGCCCGGATGTGGCAGCATGA
- a CDS encoding DUF2924 domain-containing protein yields the protein MSTNVKAELAALQHLSPKQLRQKYADVFGEPSRSGNKDFLIKRISWRVQSLAEGGLSERAKARAAEIARDADLRTTVPRTPAVAQTVTLPAPLMNRRLPMPGAVLTRQYQGRLIQVTVLPKGFEWDGTVYRSLSAVAKAVTGSHWNGYGFFNLLQQGDSK from the coding sequence ATGAGTACCAACGTGAAGGCCGAACTGGCGGCGCTCCAGCACCTGAGCCCCAAGCAGCTTCGCCAGAAGTACGCCGACGTGTTCGGCGAACCGTCTAGGTCGGGCAACAAGGACTTCCTGATCAAGCGCATCAGCTGGCGGGTCCAGTCGCTGGCGGAAGGGGGCCTCAGCGAGCGGGCGAAGGCGCGGGCGGCCGAGATTGCCCGTGACGCCGACCTTCGCACCACCGTGCCGCGCACGCCCGCTGTGGCGCAAACGGTGACGCTCCCGGCCCCACTGATGAACCGCCGGCTGCCCATGCCCGGCGCCGTGCTGACGCGCCAGTACCAGGGCCGGCTGATCCAGGTCACCGTCCTGCCCAAGGGCTTCGAGTGGGACGGCACTGTCTACCGCTCCCTCAGTGCCGTCGCCAAGGCCGTGACCGGCAGCCACTGGAACGGCTACGGGTTCTTCAACCTCTTACAGCAAGGAGACAGCAAATGA
- a CDS encoding recombinase family protein — protein MKQLPPQKLIRCAIYTRKSTEEGLQQAFNTLDAQRESAEAYIASQRAEGWVCLPDRYDDGGFTGGNLERPAVQRLMKDIEAGLVDCVIVYKVDRLSRSLLDFAKLMEVFDRHKVAFVSVTQHFNTTHSMGRLTLNVLLSFAQFEREIISERTRDKIAAARRKGKFAGGRPVLGYDVLRSPQGPKLVVNETEAEQVRRIFSTYLENRALIPAVTAITALGWTTKAWVGRDGTPRGGQPFNKSTLHQLLTNPVYVGKVRYKDEVHPGEHAAIVDEETYQKVQAVLSRNGKTGGAAVRNRYGAILKGLLRCSPCDCSMGHTYTAKGTKRYRYYICLNAHKRGWDTCPSKSVPAAEIERFVVEQIRSIGSDPAVVAETVKAARAQVEGRLAELKAEDKRLEKAAKQDHATVRRLIGLPQRTGELAAAQERLREVEQRTSAVRSEFETLSKTLVEDHEVASALAQFGPTWSALAPREQARLVQLLIERVDYDAAKGSISLTFRPGGIKQLATPLQEVA, from the coding sequence ATGAAGCAGCTACCACCACAGAAGTTAATCCGCTGCGCCATCTACACCCGCAAGAGCACCGAGGAAGGACTGCAGCAGGCGTTCAACACGCTCGACGCCCAACGCGAGAGTGCCGAGGCGTACATCGCCAGCCAGCGGGCCGAGGGGTGGGTCTGCCTGCCCGACCGTTACGACGACGGCGGGTTCACCGGCGGCAACCTCGAACGTCCGGCGGTGCAACGCCTGATGAAGGACATCGAGGCGGGGCTCGTCGACTGCGTGATCGTCTACAAGGTGGATCGCCTGTCCCGGTCGCTGCTCGACTTCGCCAAGCTCATGGAGGTGTTCGACCGCCACAAGGTGGCGTTCGTGTCGGTGACCCAGCACTTCAACACGACGCATTCCATGGGCCGGCTGACCCTCAACGTCCTGCTCTCCTTCGCCCAGTTCGAGCGGGAGATCATCAGCGAGCGCACCCGGGACAAGATCGCCGCCGCCCGGAGGAAGGGGAAGTTCGCCGGCGGCCGCCCCGTGCTCGGCTACGACGTGCTGCGGAGCCCGCAGGGGCCCAAGCTGGTGGTGAACGAGACGGAGGCCGAGCAGGTGCGGCGGATCTTCTCGACCTACCTGGAGAACCGGGCCCTGATCCCGGCCGTCACGGCGATCACCGCACTCGGGTGGACGACGAAGGCGTGGGTCGGCCGGGACGGCACGCCGCGGGGTGGCCAGCCGTTCAACAAGTCAACGCTGCACCAGCTGCTCACTAACCCGGTGTACGTGGGGAAGGTGCGGTACAAGGACGAGGTCCACCCGGGGGAACACGCCGCTATCGTGGATGAGGAGACCTACCAAAAGGTGCAGGCGGTCCTCAGCAGGAATGGCAAGACGGGCGGGGCGGCGGTGCGGAACCGCTACGGCGCCATCCTCAAGGGCCTTCTGCGATGCTCGCCCTGCGACTGCTCGATGGGGCACACGTACACCGCCAAGGGGACCAAAAGGTACCGCTACTACATCTGCCTCAACGCCCACAAGCGCGGGTGGGACACCTGCCCGAGCAAGTCGGTGCCCGCGGCGGAGATTGAGCGCTTTGTGGTGGAGCAGATCCGGAGCATCGGCAGCGACCCCGCGGTGGTGGCCGAGACGGTGAAGGCGGCGCGGGCACAGGTCGAGGGGCGGCTGGCGGAACTGAAGGCCGAAGACAAGCGGCTGGAAAAAGCGGCGAAGCAGGACCACGCGACGGTGCGGCGGCTCATCGGGCTGCCGCAAAGGACGGGGGAACTGGCCGCGGCGCAGGAGCGCCTCCGCGAGGTCGAGCAGCGCACCTCCGCCGTGCGATCGGAGTTCGAGACGCTGTCCAAAACGCTGGTGGAGGACCACGAGGTCGCCTCAGCGCTTGCCCAGTTCGGCCCCACGTGGTCTGCCCTCGCTCCCCGGGAGCAAGCCCGGCTGGTGCAGCTGCTCATTGAGCGGGTCGACTACGACGCGGCCAAGGGTTCCATCTCTCTCACGTTCCGCCCCGGCGGCATCAAGCAACTGGCCACGCCATTACAGGAGGTCGCATGA
- a CDS encoding sigma-70 family RNA polymerase sigma factor → MRPRSVDDPRYTTADAAVIKQMSCRFAHRFRRDDLEDFQQEVAMRVCQCTHRFNPIRGKRAAFVSVIAKHRILQLIERQEARKRGYRRTVQPAPWDQDWLTDRRTTPQRVDLAIDVRDAMARMPAEVRHVADLRMERHTVRAIGEQLGLPRDQVRGRLRHVAITVKELNPHFEKSQNSTPSFGQPGSSPVGETATKGAAA, encoded by the coding sequence TTGAGACCACGTTCCGTTGATGACCCGAGATACACGACCGCCGACGCGGCGGTCATTAAACAGATGTCGTGCCGGTTCGCCCACCGGTTCCGCCGTGACGACCTTGAGGACTTCCAGCAGGAAGTCGCGATGCGCGTCTGCCAGTGCACGCACCGATTCAACCCCATACGCGGCAAACGTGCGGCGTTCGTCAGCGTGATCGCCAAGCACCGCATCCTGCAGTTGATCGAGCGACAGGAGGCCCGCAAACGCGGCTACCGGCGGACCGTGCAGCCGGCGCCGTGGGACCAGGACTGGCTGACCGACCGTCGCACCACGCCGCAGCGGGTGGACCTGGCGATCGACGTGCGGGACGCGATGGCCCGGATGCCGGCCGAGGTGCGCCACGTTGCCGACCTTCGGATGGAGCGCCACACCGTCCGTGCGATCGGCGAGCAACTCGGACTGCCGCGCGACCAAGTGCGCGGGCGACTGCGGCACGTCGCCATCACCGTAAAAGAACTCAATCCGCACTTCGAAAAATCTCAGAACTCCACCCCTTCCTTCGGCCAACCCGGTAGTTCACCCGTAGGGGAGACCGCAACAAAAGGAGCCGCAGCATGA
- a CDS encoding DNA-primase RepB domain-containing protein — MSPIDMTNASTRAQVAAFAEAMYERDDVLEVRRLPTRKGTLASRWTTAAKLPAAVPSLLADNASGLNVYVGVNPRTGHGQRNAAGVTLSRSFVLDIDHTRDLAAVRAMLAQVLIEHDGERMPLPPPSAIVDSGHGFWFWWRLAEEMRELYVRTLALDMLVTMTGTDPSVSDSARIARLPGFTNWKEPVARSVLIEVTPGLMYSNGSAFDLLMAEAVAQARLNEIADAQRHAEAAEAAKAKMAAKRAAGLSDETARVIDRFNEVHDVRDVLEAHGYLFAPGGKGRGNATFIRPGSSNKTNGHVVTCGDGRRRSIHFSTADPLNDGKFGKGIKCGCCDAFDVFQKLAHPSDHSGAVRAAAVLLGIAHKGVPDADVIDRMADSPDAEVLRVALCETPDQDACLALLRGTIARHTGYGPQIDRIAAQLLTVASARNLTGGKR, encoded by the coding sequence ATGAGCCCGATCGACATGACCAACGCTTCGACGCGAGCCCAGGTCGCCGCGTTCGCCGAGGCGATGTACGAGCGCGACGACGTCCTCGAGGTCCGCCGCCTGCCCACGCGCAAGGGCACGTTGGCCTCCCGATGGACGACGGCCGCCAAGCTGCCCGCCGCCGTCCCGTCCCTGCTGGCCGACAACGCGTCGGGCCTGAACGTCTACGTCGGCGTCAACCCGCGCACTGGCCACGGCCAGCGCAACGCCGCCGGCGTGACCCTCAGCCGTTCATTCGTCCTCGACATCGATCACACCCGCGACCTCGCCGCGGTCCGCGCGATGCTGGCCCAGGTCCTGATCGAGCACGACGGGGAGCGGATGCCCCTGCCGCCCCCGAGCGCGATCGTCGACAGCGGCCACGGCTTCTGGTTCTGGTGGCGCCTGGCCGAGGAGATGCGCGAGCTCTACGTGCGCACGCTCGCGTTGGACATGCTGGTGACGATGACGGGGACCGACCCCAGCGTCAGCGACTCGGCCCGGATCGCCCGGTTGCCCGGCTTCACCAACTGGAAGGAGCCCGTCGCCCGATCGGTGTTAATCGAGGTGACGCCCGGCCTGATGTACTCCAACGGCTCGGCCTTCGACCTGCTGATGGCCGAGGCCGTCGCCCAGGCCCGGCTTAACGAGATTGCGGACGCCCAACGACACGCTGAAGCAGCCGAAGCGGCGAAGGCGAAGATGGCCGCAAAGCGTGCCGCGGGGCTCAGCGACGAGACCGCCAGAGTCATCGACCGCTTTAACGAGGTCCACGACGTGCGGGACGTGCTGGAGGCCCATGGCTACCTGTTCGCCCCCGGCGGCAAGGGTCGCGGTAACGCGACGTTCATCCGGCCCGGATCGAGCAACAAGACCAACGGCCACGTCGTCACCTGCGGCGACGGGCGCCGGCGTTCCATTCACTTCAGCACCGCCGACCCCCTCAACGACGGCAAGTTCGGCAAGGGCATCAAGTGCGGCTGCTGTGACGCGTTCGACGTCTTCCAGAAGCTGGCGCACCCGAGCGACCACAGCGGCGCCGTGCGGGCGGCGGCCGTGCTGCTGGGCATCGCCCACAAGGGGGTGCCCGACGCCGACGTGATCGACCGCATGGCCGACAGCCCCGACGCCGAGGTGCTTCGGGTCGCCCTCTGCGAAACCCCGGACCAGGACGCGTGCCTGGCCCTGCTCCGGGGCACGATCGCCCGCCACACCGGCTACGGGCCGCAGATCGACCGCATCGCCGCCCAGCTGCTGACCGTCGCCTCGGCCCGCAACCTGACCGGAGGCAAACGATGA